CCGACTAACAAAACCATCACCCTCCCCCTCCCCCTCCTCCCCTCCCATGCGCATCCTTGCTTTCAGTACCGTCGTCGTTCTTTCCATCGGTCTCGCCTCCACGGCGTGGACGCGTGACGACGGCGAGGTCGAGACCTATCAGTGCCGCAACGGTGAACGCTTTACCGTTGAATACCACCCGAGCCACATCCGTCTGCGCACCGGCGCCGGCGTTTTCGCTCTGCGTGCCGGCGCTGGTAACAGCGATTATTCCGACGGTCAGACGGTCTTCCGTCCGACCGCGGACGGCGCCACGCTCGAACGCCCCGGCCTTCCCCCCGCCAGCGACTGCGTGCGCCCCGATAAAGCCTGACCGGCCACCACCGGCCGCGGCTGGACGCCTGCGCCGCATTCCCCTATCGTCCCGGCATGGCACAGACACCACCCTATCGGCGACGCCGGCCGGGGGCCGGCCCCGGCGTCGCGTTCCTGCTCGCGGCGCTCGTTGCGGCCTGCAGCTCTGTTCCGCCGCCCACCGAATCCCGACTCCCTCCGGGTCCCGCCGCGCGCCCCGCGCAACCGCTGTTCGCGCTCGACGATCCCGATCATCCACAAGAGATCGTGATGTTCGCCCTCGGTCTGCTCGACACCGGCTACCGCTTCGGCGGCCGCAATCCGGAAGCGGGACTCGATTGCAGCGGCATGGTGAGTTACGTCGTGGAGCAGGTAAGCGGTCAGCGGCTGCCGCACAACGCCGCGCAGATTGCCGAGCGCACCCGCCCCATCAGCCCGGCGGAGCTGTCGCCAGGCGACCTGGTTTTCTTCAATACCGCCAGGCGGCCGCATTCCCACATGGGCATCTACATCGGCGACGGGCGCTTCATCCACGCGCCATCGAGCCGCGGCGCCGTGCGCATCGAGAAGCTCTCGAACGCCTACTTCGCACCGCGCTTCGACGGCGCGCGGACGCTGATCGCACGCGACTGAAACCGCGTAGCCCCGCCGGCGGGCGTTGGGGTATGTTCGGACTTGCTTCCCCGGCAGCGGCTATCTACCTTTGATGGGCCGATGGTGGTTTTCCGGAGGAGGAAGAGACATGCCGACGCGCAAGATTGCAGAGGTGGTAAAGGGACAGAAGATTCTGACCGCCGACGAACACATGACAGTACTGGAGGCCTCGCGCAGGATGACCGACCTGCACGTGGGGTCGATCATGATCGTCCATGACGGTCACCTGAGCGGCATCTTTACCGAACGCGACGCGCTCGTCCGCGTCATCGCCGCCGGCCGCGATCCTGCGCGGACACGTTTGAGCGAAGTCATGACCCGCGATCCGCAGTCGATATCGTCCGACAGGCCGCTCGGGCACGCGATGCACCTGATGTACGAGGGCGGCTTCCGGCACGTTCCGGTCACCGACTGCGGGCGGCCGATCGGGATGATTTCCGCGCGCGACGCGCTCGGTCTCGAAATGGTGGCTTTTGAAGAGGAACTGGAGCAGCGGGAACTGATCACCGAACTGCTCTAGACCGCGTCCGACGAACGCGTTTGAAGCATGGAACTGAGCCGGCCTTGAGCCGGTTCAGTGCTTCTGGGGTACCTGAACGAAGATTTCGTTGGGCTTGGTCAGGCCGAGTTCGAGCCGTGCCCGTTCTTCGATCGCCTCGTTGCCGGACTTGAGGTCGCGGACTTCGGCGTCGAGCCCCGCGTTGCGCTCTTCCAGCCGCGTGTTCTCCTCACGCTGCTCGTGCAACTTGCGATCCACCTCCCACACGCGCAGCCATCCGCCCTTGCCTAGCCACAGTGGGTACTGCAGCACGACGACGAGGACGGCAAGAATGATCACGGGCCAACGCATGGAACAGTTCGACGGCTAGGGAAAGAAAGACGCAATCGACTGCCGCGGCGGATGTCGCGGCAGTCGAAGCGGAAAGCGAACCGGCGTCGCTTAGCGGCTGCGCAGGTTGTAGAACGCGCGCTTGCCCGGATACACCACGGTGTTGCCGAGATCTTCCTCGATGCGGAGCAGCTGGTTGTACTTGGCGATACGGTCCGAGCGCGACAGCGAACCGGTCTTGATCTGCATCGCGTTGAGGCCCACCGCGATGTCGGCGATGGTGGAGTCTTCGGTTTCACCCGAACGGTGCGAGATCACCGCGGTGTAACCGGCGCGCTTGGCCATTTCAACCGCCGCGAAGGTTTCCGACAGGGTGCCGATCTGGTTGATCTTGATCAGGATGGAGTTGGCCACGCCCTGGTCGATGCCCTGCTCGAGGATCTTGGTGTTGGTGACGAAGAGATCGTCGCCGACCAACTGGATCTTGCGGCCGAGGCGGTCGGTGAGGTGCTTCCAGCCGGCCCAGTCGCCTTCGGCCATGCCGTCCTCGATCGACACGATCGGGAACTTGTCGGCCAGGGTGGCGAGGTAGTCGGTAAAGCCTTCGGAGGTGAGGCTGAGGCCTTCGCCCTTCAGCTCGTACTTGCCGTCCTTGTAGAACTCGGACGCAGCGCAGTCGAGCGCCAGCAGCACGTCGCGGCCCGGCTCGTAGCCGGCGGCGGCGATGGCTTCCTGGATCAGGTTGAGCGCTTCTTCGGTGCCGGACACGTTGGGCGCGAAACCGCCTTCATCACCGACGGTGGTCGGGTAGCCCTTCTTGTCGGTGATCTTCTTCAGGTGATGGAAGATCTCCGCGCCACAACGCAGTGCCTCACGGAAGCTGCCCATGCTCACCGGCATGATCATGCATTCCTGGATGTCCAGGCTGTTGTTGGCGTGCTCGCCGCCGTTGATGACGTTCATCATCGGGACCGGCATCGCCATCGGGCCCGAACCGCCGAAATAGCGGTACAGCGGCAGGCCGGCCTCCTCGGCCGCGGCGCGCGCCACTGCCATCGACACTGCCAGCGTCGCATTGGCGCCGAGACGCGACTTGTTCTCGGTGCCGTCTAGGTCGATCAGGGTGCGGTCGATGAAGGCCTGCTCTTCGGCGTCCAGACCGATGATCGCTTCGGAAATCTCGGTGTTGACGTTCTCGACGGCGCGCAGCACGCCCTTGCCGAGGAAGCGCGCGGCGTCGCCGTCGCGCAGTTCGATGGCTTCGCGGGAACCGGTGGAGGCGCCGGAGGGCACGGCAGCACGCCCCATCACCCCGGACTCAAGCAGCACGTCGGCTTCGACAGTGGGATTGCCGCGGGAGTCCAGAATCTCGCGGGCGATCACGTCAACGATTGCACTCATGGAATGTTCCTGTTTCGGTTACGGATTAGGAATTGGAAGAAAAAATCAGGGTGCGCCTGCACATGGGGCGGCACGCGAAGCGGATCAGGCCTCGGTTTCCAGCAGCCCGCGCGACTTGACCAGTTCGTCGATCGCCTTCAGCGTGCTGAGCAACGCCTTCATGCGCGGCAAGGGCCAGGCATTGGGGCCATCGGAAAGCGCCTGCGCGGGATTCGGGTGAGTTTCCATGAAAAGACCAGCCACGCCGACCGCGACAGCCGCCCTGGCGAGGACGGGTACGAATTCGCGCTGACCACCCGATGCCGTGCCCTGCCCGCCCGGAAGTTGCACCGAGTGGGTGGCGTCGAACACCACCGGGCAGCCGGTCTCGCGCATGATGGCGAGGGAGCGCATGTCGGACACCAGGTTGTTGTAGCCGAAGGACGCGCCGCGCTCGCACACCATGATGTTGTCAGCGCCGCCGTTGGCTTCCCGGGCCTTGTCGACCACGTTCTTCATGTCGCCGGGCGCGAGAAACTGGCCTTTCTTGATATTCACCGGGCGGCCGCAGGACGCCACCGCGTGGATGAAGTCGGTTTGGCGACACAGAAAGGCGGGGGTCTGCAGCACATCGACCACCGCCGCGACGGCCGGGATCTCCTCGACCGAATGCACGTCGGTCAGCACCGGCACGCCGAGCTGCTTCTTGACGTCCGCGAGGATGTCCAGTCCCTTCTCCATGCCCATGCCGCGATAGGACTTGCCCGAGCTGCGGTTGGCCTTGTCGTAGGACGACTTGTAGATGAAGGGAATGCCGACTTCAGCGCAGATGTCCTTGAGCGCGCCGGCGGTTTCGAACGCCATCTCGCGCGACTCGATCACGCACGGGCCGGCAATCAGGAAAACCGGCTTGTCGAGGCCGACCTCGAATCCACACAGATTCATGCGTTGCTCCTTCAGCCGCGTGACGCGCTATGGCGGGCGATCGCTGCCTTGACGTAGGCGGTGAACAGCGGATGCCCCTTGCGCGGATTGGAGGTGAATTCCGGATGGAACTGGCAACCGACGAACCAGGGATGAACATCGGCGGGCAGTTCGACCATTTCGCACAGGTCGGTCACCGGGGCGCGCCCGGAAACCACCAACCCCTTCTCTTCGAGCTGGGCCAGCAGCGTGTTGTTCACTTCATAGCGATGGCGGTGACGCTCCATGATCTCGCCAGAACCGTAGACCTCACGTGCGAGCGTGCCGTCGGCCAGCTTGCACACCTGGCCGCCGAGCCGCATCGTGCCGCCGAGATCGGAGTCTTCGCTGCGCTTTTCGACCTTGCCGCTGCGATCAGCCCATTCGGTGATCAGGCCGATGACCGGGAACGGGGTTTCGCGCTCGAACTCGGTGGAGTGCGCCTCCGCCATGCCGGCCACGTCGCGGGCGAATTCCACGACCGCCAGCTGCATGCCCAGACAGATGCCGAGATACGGCACCTTGTTCTCGCGCGCATAGCGGATCGCGGCGATCTTGCCTTCGGTGCCGCGCTTGCCGAAGCCGCCGGGCACCAGAATGGCATCCATCTTCTCGAGCACCGCGCAGCCGCTGCGTTCGATCTCTTCGGAATCGAGGTAGTGGATGTTCACCTTCGATTCGGTGTGCATGCCGGCGTGGTTGAGCGCCTCGATCAGCGATTTGTACGACTCGGTCAGATCGACGTACTTGCCGACGAAGGCGATATCGACCGCCTGCTTCGGGTTTTCCAGCGCGCGGATCAGGTTCTCCCAGACGGAAAGATCGGCCGCGCGGGCAAGGATGCCCAGCTTGTGGCAGACGATCTCGTCCAGCATCTGGTCGTGCAGCTGACCGGGAATCTTGTAGATGGAGTCGGCATCGAGGCACTCGATCACCGCTTCCGGCATCACGTTGCAGAACAGCGCGATCTTGCGGCGCTCGTCCGCCGGAATGGAGCGGTCGGCGCGGCACAGCAGGATGTCGGGCTGGATGCCGATCTCGCGCAGCTCCTTCACCGAGTGCTGGGTCGGCTTGGTCTTCAGCTCTCCCGCGGTCGGAATGTAAGGCAGCAGCGTGAGGTGGATGAAACAGGTGGCGTTGCGGCCTTCTTCGATGCCCATCTGGCGGATGGCTTCGAGGAAGGGCAGCGACTCGATGTCGCCGACAGTGCCGCCGACTTCAACGATCGCCACATCGGCGCCTTCGGCGCCACGCTTGACGTAGCTCTTGATCTCGTCGGTGATGTGCGGAATGACCTGAACCGTCTTGCCGAGATATTCGCCGCGCCGCTCCTTCTTGATCACCGCCTCGTAGATCTGGCCGGTGGTGAAGTTGTTGCGCTTGCTCATCTTGGCGCTGGTGAAGCGCTCGTAGTGGCCCAGATCGAGGTCGGTTTCCGCGCCGTCTTCGGTGACGAACACTTCACCGTGCTGGAAGGGGCTCATGGTGCCCGGATCGACGTTGATGTACGGATCCAGTTTGAGGTGGGTCACCTTGATGCCGCGGGATTCGAGAATGGCGCCGAGGGAGGCGGCTGCGATGCCCTTGCCCAGAGAGGACACGACACCGCCAGTAACGAAGACGTATTTGGTCATGGGAACTGTGCTGCGGGAAAGCGCGATGATAACCGAAGAGCCCCCCGCCCCGGAAGCGAGGCCACCCGTTACGGGGTGGCCAACACGTTTCCGGCATTGATCGCGGGTTGTTGCAGTGCCAGATTGAAGCGTGCCCGTTGTCCGGAGACTCGCCATGCGATCCTGCCTCGCCCCGCCACTGCTGGCATTGCTGCTGACACTGCTGATGCCCGCCCACGCCGCCCCGCTACAGTTCCAGCTTGCGGGCCAGTTCGAAACCGCAACCGAACCGCCGCAGACGGGGCCCCTCACGGTGTCCTACGAACTGCGCGAGGGGCCTGCTGAAGCGCTCTTCGGCGCGGTCACAGCCCCGGACGGGACCGTGCTACCCGATTACTTCCTCGGCACGACCCTGTTCTCGGAGAGCATCGACAGCACGAGCAACGAGCCCTTTGGCCCGATCGGACCGGTTACCGTGCGCTTTGGCGACAACGCACCGCTTGTACTCAAGCCGTTCTCGCTTACCCAATCGATTTCGGCACTCGACTTCAACCGCTATCGCTACGACTTCGAAGTCTTCATGCAGGGGAGCGGGCTTTTCGGCCTCTTCCAGTACGCCTTGCTGATCGCCCCGCCTGCGGGGGTGCCCTACCTCGATCGTGACTTCGTAAGCAGCCTGGCTACGCCCATCGAACTGCTCGCGCTCGCGGCCCTGGGCAGCGCGAGCGGAATGTTCGAGTTGAGCCAGTTCAACATCACGGCCGATTTCACGCGCGTCCTGGTCACCGCGGTGGTGGCCGAACCTGGCGCGCTCGCCGTCCTTGGCGCCGCGTTGCTCGGCCTGCTCGTCGTCCCGCGGCGCCGAACTGCTTTGCACCCCGGCTAGCGCGCGGCTGTCACCCGCCAGACCACGTTGCCGACGTCGTCGGCGACCAGCAGCGCCCCCGCCTTATCCACCGCCACGCCGACCGGCCGGCCCAGAGCCTCGTCCCTGTCATTCACGAATCCGGTAAGGACGTCCTCGGGCAACCCGGACGGCTGGCCGTCGGCAAAGGGCACAAAGACGACCTTGTAACCGCTGCGCGGCTTGCGGTTCCAGGAGCCATGCTGGCCGACGAAAGCCCCGCCGGCGTAGCGCGCGGGAAGCGCCTCGCCCTGATAGAAGGTCAAACCCAGCGAGGCGGTGTGAGCGCCGAGCGCGTAGTCGGGCACGCGCGCCCTCGCGACGAGATCCGGGCGCGGCGGCTTCACCCGGGTGTCGACATGTTGGCCGTAATAGCTGTAAGGCCAGCCGTAGAAGGCGCCGTCGGTCACGGAGGTCATGTAATCGGGTACGAGGTCGCTGCCCAGCTCGTCGCGCTCATTCACCGCCACCCACAGCGCGCCGCTGCGGGGCTCCCAGGCCAGCCCGTTGGGGTTGCGCAGTCCGGACGCGAACAGCCGCATGGTTCGGGCTTCGGGGTCGATCTCGTGGACCGCGGCGCGGCCCTCCTCCATCTCCATGCCGTGCTCGGCGACATTGCTGTTGGAGCCGACGGTGGCGTACAGCAACCGGCCGTCGGGGCTCGCGATCAGGTCCTTGGTCCAGTGGTGGTTCAGTTCGCCAGCGGGGAGATCGACAATCTTCTCC
Above is a window of Azoarcus olearius DNA encoding:
- a CDS encoding C40 family peptidase, with the protein product MAQTPPYRRRRPGAGPGVAFLLAALVAACSSVPPPTESRLPPGPAARPAQPLFALDDPDHPQEIVMFALGLLDTGYRFGGRNPEAGLDCSGMVSYVVEQVSGQRLPHNAAQIAERTRPISPAELSPGDLVFFNTARRPHSHMGIYIGDGRFIHAPSSRGAVRIEKLSNAYFAPRFDGARTLIARD
- a CDS encoding cyclic nucleotide-binding/CBS domain-containing protein; translation: MPTRKIAEVVKGQKILTADEHMTVLEASRRMTDLHVGSIMIVHDGHLSGIFTERDALVRVIAAGRDPARTRLSEVMTRDPQSISSDRPLGHAMHLMYEGGFRHVPVTDCGRPIGMISARDALGLEMVAFEEELEQRELITELL
- the ftsB gene encoding cell division protein FtsB, whose amino-acid sequence is MRWPVIILAVLVVVLQYPLWLGKGGWLRVWEVDRKLHEQREENTRLEERNAGLDAEVRDLKSGNEAIEERARLELGLTKPNEIFVQVPQKH
- the eno gene encoding phosphopyruvate hydratase, translated to MSAIVDVIAREILDSRGNPTVEADVLLESGVMGRAAVPSGASTGSREAIELRDGDAARFLGKGVLRAVENVNTEISEAIIGLDAEEQAFIDRTLIDLDGTENKSRLGANATLAVSMAVARAAAEEAGLPLYRYFGGSGPMAMPVPMMNVINGGEHANNSLDIQECMIMPVSMGSFREALRCGAEIFHHLKKITDKKGYPTTVGDEGGFAPNVSGTEEALNLIQEAIAAAGYEPGRDVLLALDCAASEFYKDGKYELKGEGLSLTSEGFTDYLATLADKFPIVSIEDGMAEGDWAGWKHLTDRLGRKIQLVGDDLFVTNTKILEQGIDQGVANSILIKINQIGTLSETFAAVEMAKRAGYTAVISHRSGETEDSTIADIAVGLNAMQIKTGSLSRSDRIAKYNQLLRIEEDLGNTVVYPGKRAFYNLRSR
- the kdsA gene encoding 3-deoxy-8-phosphooctulonate synthase, with amino-acid sequence MNLCGFEVGLDKPVFLIAGPCVIESREMAFETAGALKDICAEVGIPFIYKSSYDKANRSSGKSYRGMGMEKGLDILADVKKQLGVPVLTDVHSVEEIPAVAAVVDVLQTPAFLCRQTDFIHAVASCGRPVNIKKGQFLAPGDMKNVVDKAREANGGADNIMVCERGASFGYNNLVSDMRSLAIMRETGCPVVFDATHSVQLPGGQGTASGGQREFVPVLARAAVAVGVAGLFMETHPNPAQALSDGPNAWPLPRMKALLSTLKAIDELVKSRGLLETEA
- a CDS encoding CTP synthase; protein product: MTKYVFVTGGVVSSLGKGIAAASLGAILESRGIKVTHLKLDPYINVDPGTMSPFQHGEVFVTEDGAETDLDLGHYERFTSAKMSKRNNFTTGQIYEAVIKKERRGEYLGKTVQVIPHITDEIKSYVKRGAEGADVAIVEVGGTVGDIESLPFLEAIRQMGIEEGRNATCFIHLTLLPYIPTAGELKTKPTQHSVKELREIGIQPDILLCRADRSIPADERRKIALFCNVMPEAVIECLDADSIYKIPGQLHDQMLDEIVCHKLGILARAADLSVWENLIRALENPKQAVDIAFVGKYVDLTESYKSLIEALNHAGMHTESKVNIHYLDSEEIERSGCAVLEKMDAILVPGGFGKRGTEGKIAAIRYARENKVPYLGICLGMQLAVVEFARDVAGMAEAHSTEFERETPFPVIGLITEWADRSGKVEKRSEDSDLGGTMRLGGQVCKLADGTLAREVYGSGEIMERHRHRYEVNNTLLAQLEEKGLVVSGRAPVTDLCEMVELPADVHPWFVGCQFHPEFTSNPRKGHPLFTAYVKAAIARHSASRG
- a CDS encoding PQQ-dependent sugar dehydrogenase, which codes for MQTKLCVLLAGGAALLNACGEMETQPVEAGMGATPKLVEPRKTLLPTVNVAEAKGWPTGTMPQPAPGLSVAAFADGLDHPRWLHVLPNGDVLVAETNAPEKKGGAGGVRKWVMKQVMKRAGAGVPSANRITLLRDTDGDGKADLRSPLLEGLNSPFGMALVGGSLYVANTDAVVRFPYKTGDTKIETAGEKIVDLPAGELNHHWTKDLIASPDGRLLYATVGSNSNVAEHGMEMEEGRAAVHEIDPEARTMRLFASGLRNPNGLAWEPRSGALWVAVNERDELGSDLVPDYMTSVTDGAFYGWPYSYYGQHVDTRVKPPRPDLVARARVPDYALGAHTASLGLTFYQGEALPARYAGGAFVGQHGSWNRKPRSGYKVVFVPFADGQPSGLPEDVLTGFVNDRDEALGRPVGVAVDKAGALLVADDVGNVVWRVTAAR